The genomic window TGCTCCGCCCCTGTCTGTCTGCTGAGGGTGGTGGGCGGGGCTGCGCTGTGTTGGGGGGCAGCAGTCACAAGTTTAGGTTCACAACCTTGCAGCTTTTTTTCTGTAAGCGACATTCGCCTGGGTCTGTCCCCCATCCCCCCTGCCCCTAGCAGACGGAGCTCGCTCCCCCTGGGGCTCCCCATCAAGCCCCTCCTAAGGGGGATAAGGTATTGGGGGTGGCATCCTGGGGTGAAGCAAGGTGCTGTCCTCGCTCTCCCGGTCCCTCTGCCTACCGGAGGTGGGCCCCAGGCAGCAGGGAGTCTTCCCAGGCTGGGAGCCAGCCTCATGCCTCCGAGCTGTGCCCACTCCCCGCCCCTGAGACCCCTGGGCGTCTGTGCGTCTGATGGTGGAATGATTGAGGGGCTGCAGATCTTGGGGCTGCACCCTCAGCACCGCCTCTGGGGGGTGCCCTGTCGACCGAAGGCAGAGGACACAGGCTGCTGCCAGCCCTGGGAGTGGGGGCGCGCAGTGCACAGAAGAAACCgaggcagggccagcattgtaaagcatgtaaagccgccacctgcggtgctggcatcccatatgggcaccggttcgtgtcctggctgctccacttcctaacctctctgctgtggcctgggaaagcagtggaagatggcccaagtgcttgggcccctgcacccttgtgggagacccagaagaagctcctggctcctggcttcagatcagcacagctctggccaccgcgaccatctggggagtgaagcagcaaatggaagacccccctctctctctctctctctctctctctctctctctctgtaactctgccttcaaataaataaaatccttaaaaaaaaaaaaaagaagaagaagaagaagaagaaaagaaaccaaggcAGGAAGCGTGCTGGGGATTTATTGTGGCCGGGGCCGGAGCTGCCCTCGGCGGCCGCCCGCCCGCGGCCATCACAGTGGCACACAGTCCTGCTTCAGCAGTTTGGAGGAGTTCTGCCAGGGGACGACCAAGATCTCGAAGTCACAGCGCAGCTTCTGCGGAGCGAGCACGGGGACACAGGCtcagccctcccctgccccccggcAGTCACTGCCCCCAGGACCCCGGGTCTGCAGCTGCTGCACAGCCCACATCCTCCCTCCACTCCGCACCCTTGGGAAGCCCCAGCCACTGCGCCGCCACCGCCTCCCCAGCCCCATCCTGGCCTGGAGGCTGAGTCAGCAGAGGGTCAGACAGGttcagccaggcctggccagccTGACTAGTTCAGGATGGACACGCCGAGGGCAGGCTGGGCTccgaaggggctggcactgggggctAGGGCTCTTACCTCCTCCTCTACCCCTGCAGCCAAGGGGCAGGTGGTGAGGTCCACGTGGTCTCCAGTGACCATGCTCTTCCTGCAGGCTGTGCTGCCCAGGTCCATGGTCAGGTAGTACTTGATGCCTGCCACCAGCTGGGGATGGCCGCAGGTCAGGAGTGGCCACCTCgctccccctccccggcctcccAGCGTCCGGGACCCACTGGCTGCTCTGGCCTCAATGCAGCCTTGGGGAGGGGGCGCGCTGCTGGGGGTAcccagagggaaaggcagaggcttGGCACCTGCGCACGCCTTCCCTTAGCCTGGGCTGCCAGTGCGGGGCGCGCTGTCCACTGCCCCGTCTGCAGCCCCTCCGCCGCAGCCCACCCCGCCGGGGACTCGGGGGAGCAGGGGGGGCTCCGTTGTGCAGTACAGGGCTGGCGCCTGCCTTTGAAATCTGGAGACCGCGCCCCGTGGATGTCGGGCACGCGTTTGTTGTTAAACAGCGCAGGAAAAGCCGCGCCGGATTGCTCCTCgggcgcccctcccccgcggGGGTCGCCGGCTCCTCCCGGCCCGGGCCACCGGCCCCTCCTCACCTGGCTCTGCGCCTTGATGACTTTGGTGTCGCGGAAGAAGTAGGGGCTGTTGTTGCCCATGTTGTACCCGGCCACGGCCGCCTGCGCCGCCTTCTTCACCTGCGGGTCGCTGGGCGACAGGTTCTGGCGCTCTCCGGTTCTGCGCTCCCGGGGCCAGGCCCAGGCGTCCCCGGGCAGCGCCAGCAGGCAGAAggcgagcagggccaggcccatgGCCAGTGCGAGGTTCGGACGCGCCATGGCCGTCGGAGTCAGTGCCCTGCCGGCGGCCCGCGCGGCTTTTACGCGCTCcgcggccccgcccggccccgcccgccgcccgtgTTGCGCCCCCGCaggccgggggggtgggggggcgggagCCGGGAGGCTGCTGGCACCTTCTGGGCGTCCGTGTCCTGCCAGGCTCTAGGGGACCCTGCGCGATGAGGCCTGGGGGGCACCCTAGGTCCGGGGGACCCCCGTATGCCCCACGCTTTCCCGCTCTTTGGGAAGAGGACAAGCGCctccgcggggggggggggggggggctcagcgAGGGCTGTCACTTTGTCCCAGTTGGGCGACCTTGGGGAGGGGGCGTCCCCTACCCGCTCACTGTACAATGGCTGTTGTGAGCGCCCCACGAGCTGATACAGCTGGGTGCTACGTAAGCAGCAGGTGGGTAGGAGAGGCCACCTGCTGAGCCCGGCTGTTTACAGCCGTGGGACTCGCCTCTGCGCCCACTCGGGACACAGAAGGGACGCCGAGCAGACGTGCCCAGGGACACTAGCTGGTGACACGGAGGCAGCCGTCCCTGACATCTGTGGCCGAAACCAGACGGTGCCCACAGGCCAAGAGCTGCCGGGATGAATGGGGCTGTAGGCCAGCTGTGCCACCCGCTGACTTGGGACGGGTGAGGCGCGGTGCCAGGCCTGTCCCGgcctctggtctcccacgggcGCACGGCGTGTGCTGCAGAGGTGGCGGGAAAGCAGCAACCCACGGCTGTTTGGGGAGAATCCCACTATTAGCGTCTGAAAAACAGCATCGGAGGCGGGGGCGGGCAGTCGGCACAGCCACATCCGTGCCAGAGTGGAGGGTTC from Oryctolagus cuniculus chromosome 1, mOryCun1.1, whole genome shotgun sequence includes these protein-coding regions:
- the CST6 gene encoding cystatin-M, translated to MARPNLALAMGLALLAFCLLALPGDAWAWPRERRTGERQNLSPSDPQVKKAAQAAVAGYNMGNNSPYFFRDTKVIKAQSQLVAGIKYYLTMDLGSTACRKSMVTGDHVDLTTCPLAAGVEEEKLRCDFEILVVPWQNSSKLLKQDCVPL